CCATCGCCCGCGCGATGCGCAAGCAGAACATGCCGCTGCAGCGGATGATGTCCGGCGAGGCCCTCCTCGCCCTCGCCCGTGACATGCGCTACCCGGACGTGTCGTCCCTGTACGCGGCGGTGGGCGAGAGCCAGGTCTCCGCGCAGCACGTCGTGCAGCGCCTCGTGGACGCCCTCGGCGGTGTGGAGAGCGCCGAGGAGGACCTCGCCGAGATCGCGCTGCCGACGCGCCGCAAGCGCAGCCGCCCCGCCGGCGACCCGGGCGTCGTCGTCGCCGACGACCCCGACGTGTGGGTCCGGCTGTCGCGCTGCTGCACCCCGGTGCCCGGCGACGACATCGTCGGCTTCGTGACCCGCGGCCACGGCGTCTCCGTCCACCGCTCCGACTGCGCCAACGTCGAGAGCCTGAGGTCGCAGCCCGACCGCCTGATCGACGTCAAGTGGTCCCCGGGCGAGGACTCGGTCTTCCTCGTCGCGATCCAGGTGGAGGCGCTCGACCGTCCCCGCCTGCTGTCGGACGTGACCCGCGTCCTGTCCGACCAGCACGTCAACATCCTGTCGGCGTCGGTCACCACGACCCGCGACCGCGTCGCCGTCAGCCGCTTCACCTTCGAGATGGGCGACCCGAAGCATCTCGGGCACGTCCTGAAGGCCGTCCGCTCCATCGACGGCGTCTACGACGTCTACCGGGTGACCAGCGGCGCCACCAAGTAGGGGCACGCACGCGAAAGGGCGGCCGCGGGCGCGGCCGCCCTTTCGCGTGCGGGTCAGCTGTCGGCGGGCTCGTCCTCGGGGACGAAGTCGACCCCGGCCTCCGCGCGCTGCTCGGGGGTGATGGGGGTCGGCGCGGCGGTCAGGGGGTCGTAGCCGGAGGCGGCCTTCGGGAAGGCGATCACGTCGCGGATCGACTCCTGGCGGGCGAGGAGCATGACCACCCGGTCCCAGCCGAACGCGATGCCGCCGTGCGGGGGCGGGCCGAACTTGAACGCCTCCAGCAGGAAGCCGAACTTGGACTCCGCCTCCTGCTTCGACAGGCCCAGCACGTCGAAGACGCGCTGCTGCATCTCGGCGCGGTGGATACGGATGGACCCGCCGCCGATCTCGTTGCCGTTCAGGACGAGGTCGTAGGCGTCGGCGAGGGCGGTGCCGGGGTCGTCCTGGAAGGTGTCGGCGTACTCGGGCTTGGGCGCGGTGAACGGGTGGTGCACCGACGTCCAGCCGATCTGCTCGCCCTTGTCGTCCTCGACGGGCTCGAAGATCGGCGCGTCCACGACCCAGACGAACTTCCAGGCGGACTCGTCGATCAGGCTGCGGCGGCGGCCGATCTCCAGGCGGGCGGCGCCGAGGAGCTCCTGCGTGGAGTGCCGCTTGCCGGCGCCGAAGAAGACCGCGTCGCCGGGGGAGGCGCCGGTCTTGGCGGCGAGGCCCTCCTTCTCGGCGTCGGAGAGGTTCTTGGCGACCGGGCCGCCGAGGGTGCCGTCCTCCTGGACGAGCACGTAGGCGAGGCCGCGGGCGCCGCGGGCCTTCGCCCAGTCCTGCCAGCCGTCGAGCTCCTTGCGGGTCTGGGACGCGCCGCCGGGCATGACGACCGCGCCGACGTACGGGGCCTGGAACACGCGGAACGACGTGCCGGCGAAGTACTCGGTCATGTCGGTCAGCTCGTTGCCGAACCGCAGGTCGGGCTTGTCGGAGCCGTAGCGGGCCAGCGCGTCGGCGTAGGTGATGTGGGGGATCGGGAGGGGGATCTCGTACCCGGCGATCTCCTTCCACAGGCGCGCCACGAGGGCCTCGCCGACCGACAGGACGTCGTCCTGCTCGACGAACGACATCTCGATGTCGATCTGGGTGAACTCGGGCTGCCGGTCGGCGCGGAAGTCCTCGTCGCGGTAGCAGCGGGCGATCTGGTAGTAGCGTTCGAGGCCGCCGACCATGAGCAGCTGCTTGAACAGCTGCGGCGACTGCGGGAGCGCGTACCAGTGGCCGGGCTGGAGCCGGACGGGGACGAGGAAGTCGCGGGCGCCCTCCGGGGTGGACCGGGTGAGGGTGGGCGTCTCGACGTTCACGAAGCCGTGCGCCCGCATCACCTCGTGCGTCAGGAACGAGGCCTCCGACCGGACCTTCATCGCCCGCGCGACGCTCTCGCGGCGCAGGTCGAGGTAGCGGTACTTGAGGCGGATCTCCTCGTTGACGTTGACGTCGCCCTCGATGGGGAACGGCAGCGGCGCGGCGTCGGAGAGGACCTCGATGCGGGCGGCGGCGACCTCGACCTCGCCGGTCGGAAGCTCGGGGTTCTCGTTGCCCTCCGGCCGGACGCGGACCTCGCCGACGACCTTGACGCAGTACTCGGCGCGCAGGTCGTGCGCGGTGTCCTCCTCGCGGAAGACGACCTGCGCGGTGCCGGAGGCGTCGCGCAGGTCGATGAACGTGACGCCGCCGTGGTCGCGGCGCCGGCCGACCCAGCCGGCCAGCGTCACCTGCTGCCCGGCGTGCTCCTTGCGGAGCGTCCCCGCCTCGTGGGTGCGGATCATTTCGAGAGCCTTTCCTTCAACGTCGTGGTGAGGTCGGTGAGCGGGACGGCGGTCTGCTCGCCCTCGGCCAGGTCCTTGACCTGGGCGACGCCGTCCGCGATATCTCGCTCCCCGAGGATCACGGCGTACCGGGCGCCCGAGCGGTCCGCGTCCTTCATGGCGCCCTTCAGCTTCTTGCCGCCGAACGCCATGTCGGCGGCGATCCCGGCGCGGCGCAGCTCGGCGACGAGCGCGAACAGGCGCCGCTCGGCGGTGTCGCCGAGCGGCACGCCGAACGCCTCGCAGCGCGGCTTGGCGGCGAACGCGGGGCCCTGCCCGCCCGAAGACTCGGCCTCCAGGGCGAGGATCGTGCGGTCGAGCCCGAGCCCGAACCCGATGCCGGGCAGCGGGGGGCCGCCGATGTCCTCCGACAGCCCGTCGTAGCGGCCGCCGCCGCCGATGCCGGACTGGGCGCCGAGCAGCGGGTGGTCGAACTCGTAGGTGGTGCGGGTGTAGTAGTCCAGGCCGCGGACGAGGGTCGGGGTGTCCTCCCACGCGATGCCGAGGTCGCCGAGCAGCTCCCGGACGCGGTCGTGGTGCGCCTTGCACGCCGGGCACAGGTGGTCGGCCATCAGCGGGGCGCCCGCGAGCTGCTCGCGGACCTTGGGGCGCTTGTCGTCCAGCACCCGCAGCGGGTTGATCTCGACGCGGGCCCGGGTGTCCTCGTCCAGGTCGAGGCCGCGCAGGAAGTCCTGCAGCAGGGCCCGGTAGGCGGGGCGGCACTCCTTGCAGCCGAGCGAGTTCAGCAGCAGCCGCACCCGGGTCAGGCCGAGGGACCGGTACCAGTTCCACGCGATCGCGATGGTCTCGGCGTCGACCTGCGGGTCCTCGCTGCCGATCGCCTCCAGGTCGAGCTGGTAGAACTGCCGGTAGCGGCCCTGCTGCGGGCGCTCGGCCCGGAACGCGGCCCCGGTCGTCCACACCTTGACCGGCAGCGGGCCCTTGTGCAGGTTGTTCTCCAGGACGGAGCGCAGCACCGACGCGGTGAACTCGGGGCGCAGCGTCAGCGACCTGCCGCCCCTGTCCTCGAAGGTGTACATCTCCTTGGACACCACGTCGGTGGACTCGCCGACGCCGCGCCGGAACAGGTTGGTGTCCTCGAACACCGCCAGTTCCAGGTAGCCGTAACCGGCCAGCCTCGCCTGCTCGGCGAAGGCCTCCCGGATGGCGTAGAAGAGGTCCGCGCGCGGCGGAACGTATTCGCTGACCCCCTTCGGGGCCCGGAAACTCGAACTCATGGTCTTTTAGATCAGAATCCCTTGTCAGGTCCGTCCGCGGGGACCAGTTCCGAGAGGAACGGATTGGTCGCGCGCTCGCGGCCGATTGTGGTCTGCTCGCCGTGGCCGGGCAGGACGGCCGTCTCGTCGGGCATCGTGAGGCACACGCGGGACAGGCTGGCGAGGATCTCCTCGTACGATCCGCCCGGCAGGTCGGTGCGCCCGATGGAGCCGGCGAACAGCAGGTCGCCGCTGAACATCACGTCCGGGACCTGCTGGGCCTTCGGCGTCCGGAACGTCACCGACCCGGGCGTATGGCCCGGCGCGTGGTCGACGGTGAAGCTCAGCCCGGCCAGCTCCAGCACCGCCCCGTCGGCCAGTTCCCGCACGTCGTCGGGCTCGGACAGCTCCAGGCCCCCGAACAGCTGCTGCCCGGCGCCCAGGGACAGCCCCTTGGCCGGATCGGTCAGCAGGTCGCGGTCGTCCGGGTGGACGTAGGCCGGGACGTCCTTGGCGCCGCAGACCGGGGCCACCGACCAGACGTGGTCGAGATGGCCGTGCGTCAGCAGCACCGCGACCGGCTTCAGCCGGTGCTCGCGCAGGATCTCCTCGATCCCGCCCTCGGCGTCCTGGCCGGGATCGATGATCACGCACTCCTCACCGGCGGCGGGCGCCACGACATAGCAGTTCGCGGCGAACGATCCAGCGGGGAACCCGGCGACGAGCACGGTCGTCCTTCCTTAGAACCATCTCGGTGGGCGTGTCCGAGGGTACCGGCGCGGCCGCGGCCACCGCGAACGAGTTGGCGCGGCCGACGTGTCGCGGGGCGCGGCCCGCCGGGGCGCGGCCGGGCGGGAACGCGCTCCCTGAACGCGGAGGCGCTTTTACTCCCGGGTACCGCTACTATGCGCTGCACGTTCACCTGATCACACCGGAAGGCGAGGCACGTGGCGGCGAAGGACCGCAAGAAGCAGCTCGCGCGGCAGCGCTACGAGCGGCAGCGGCAGCGGCAGGCGCAGGAGGCGGCGCGGGCGCGCCGACTCAAGATCATCACTGCCGCGGCGGTGGTGGCGGTCATCGTCGTCGGCGGCGCCGCGTTCATGGTGCTCACCAAGGACGACAAGTCCACCGCCGCCGGGCCGCAGTGCACCTACAAGGCGGCCCAGCAGGACGGTGCGCCCAAGGGCGTCGGCACCCCTCCGGGCAAGCCCGCCTACACGGACGTCGTCCAGACGACGATGAAGACCAACCAGGGCGACGTGGAGGTGCAGCTGTACGGTGGCAAGGCGCCGTGCACGGTGAACTCCTTCGCGTACCTGGCGCAGAAGAACTTCTTCGACAAGACCTCGTGCCACCGGTTGACGA
The sequence above is a segment of the Actinomadura coerulea genome. Coding sequences within it:
- the aspS gene encoding aspartate--tRNA ligase yields the protein MIRTHEAGTLRKEHAGQQVTLAGWVGRRRDHGGVTFIDLRDASGTAQVVFREEDTAHDLRAEYCVKVVGEVRVRPEGNENPELPTGEVEVAAARIEVLSDAAPLPFPIEGDVNVNEEIRLKYRYLDLRRESVARAMKVRSEASFLTHEVMRAHGFVNVETPTLTRSTPEGARDFLVPVRLQPGHWYALPQSPQLFKQLLMVGGLERYYQIARCYRDEDFRADRQPEFTQIDIEMSFVEQDDVLSVGEALVARLWKEIAGYEIPLPIPHITYADALARYGSDKPDLRFGNELTDMTEYFAGTSFRVFQAPYVGAVVMPGGASQTRKELDGWQDWAKARGARGLAYVLVQEDGTLGGPVAKNLSDAEKEGLAAKTGASPGDAVFFGAGKRHSTQELLGAARLEIGRRRSLIDESAWKFVWVVDAPIFEPVEDDKGEQIGWTSVHHPFTAPKPEYADTFQDDPGTALADAYDLVLNGNEIGGGSIRIHRAEMQQRVFDVLGLSKQEAESKFGFLLEAFKFGPPPHGGIAFGWDRVVMLLARQESIRDVIAFPKAASGYDPLTAAPTPITPEQRAEAGVDFVPEDEPADS
- the hisS gene encoding histidine--tRNA ligase produces the protein MSSSFRAPKGVSEYVPPRADLFYAIREAFAEQARLAGYGYLELAVFEDTNLFRRGVGESTDVVSKEMYTFEDRGGRSLTLRPEFTASVLRSVLENNLHKGPLPVKVWTTGAAFRAERPQQGRYRQFYQLDLEAIGSEDPQVDAETIAIAWNWYRSLGLTRVRLLLNSLGCKECRPAYRALLQDFLRGLDLDEDTRARVEINPLRVLDDKRPKVREQLAGAPLMADHLCPACKAHHDRVRELLGDLGIAWEDTPTLVRGLDYYTRTTYEFDHPLLGAQSGIGGGGRYDGLSEDIGGPPLPGIGFGLGLDRTILALEAESSGGQGPAFAAKPRCEAFGVPLGDTAERRLFALVAELRRAGIAADMAFGGKKLKGAMKDADRSGARYAVILGERDIADGVAQVKDLAEGEQTAVPLTDLTTTLKERLSK
- a CDS encoding MBL fold metallo-hydrolase; this encodes MLVAGFPAGSFAANCYVVAPAAGEECVIIDPGQDAEGGIEEILREHRLKPVAVLLTHGHLDHVWSVAPVCGAKDVPAYVHPDDRDLLTDPAKGLSLGAGQQLFGGLELSEPDDVRELADGAVLELAGLSFTVDHAPGHTPGSVTFRTPKAQQVPDVMFSGDLLFAGSIGRTDLPGGSYEEILASLSRVCLTMPDETAVLPGHGEQTTIGRERATNPFLSELVPADGPDKGF
- a CDS encoding peptidylprolyl isomerase, whose amino-acid sequence is MAAKDRKKQLARQRYERQRQRQAQEAARARRLKIITAAAVVAVIVVGGAAFMVLTKDDKSTAAGPQCTYKAAQQDGAPKGVGTPPGKPAYTDVVQTTMKTNQGDVEVQLYGGKAPCTVNSFAYLAQKNFFDKTSCHRLTSGGLNVLQCGDPTAKGTGGPGYQFANENTDGAMYTEGTLAMAHSSLPDSNGSQFFMVYKDSQLPPDYTVFGKITKGLDVLKKIADAGSDPKGDGKPKKKVEIQDVTIAGK